The Methanobrevibacter sp. TMH8 genomic sequence TCCAATAATATTTCCAACTACAATTCCCCACCATACTCCTTGCTGACCTAATCCTAATGGAATAGCTAAAATATAGGCAAATACTATAATAAGAAGAAGTTCTCTTATAGCAGTTAGCATGAAAGAATCAAATCCACGTCCAACACCTTGGAATATTGCAGAAGCTATGGCCCCTATTGGGACGAATATATAGAATAAAGCCATTAATCTCAAGAAATCTGTTATAAGTCCATGAAGTGGAGCTGTTTCTGGTGAATAAGTGAATATAGAAGCAATATAAGGAGCAAGTATGAAAGTAGCTACAGCAGTTATAACAGCTATTAATAACCCTATTTTAATTGAGTAATTTTGAATAATTTCAAAGTTTTCATATCTCCTTGCACCAAATGAAGCACCTACCACAGCAACAGCCGAAATAGATACAGAAATTATCGGTACAATAGCTATCATAACTACTCTCCATCCAGAAGAATAAATAGCCACAGCATCAGCACCAGAAACTGTAACTAATATCATATTAAGTACACCAACTAATATTGCTATTATAAGAAACTCTGCACCTGCAGGTATACCAACATTTAAAATCTTCTTTAAAATATCACTACTATAATCAAAGAATTTTAAAGAAAGATTTACATAAGTATCCCCTCTAAACCAATAAATGATTATTAAACTTACAATAGCCATTGATAAAACAGTAGCTATTCCTGCACCAGCAATTCCCCAACCAAAAGTATAAATAAAAATTGGATCAAGAATCATATTGAGAATAGCTCCAAATGACATTGCATAAGTAGTTTTTTTAACATTTCCTTCAGCACGGAGTATTCCATATGCAGCTGCAGTAAATACAAGAAATATTGAACCAGCAAATACTATGTTACCATAACTAAGTGCTAAATCCATAGTAACACCTGCCCCAAGCCCTTCAAGAATT encodes the following:
- a CDS encoding MATE family efflux transporter, which produces MFIKIVIWKDFMVNNDKSNENDKNIEIIDNDKTNDDTMGTKEDSIKTSDDIVRPNKDNMENSYEETEGVSTILGDPKKAILKLSGPMIIAMLITSLYNLIDGIWVAGLGQNALAAIGFITPIFMVVMGFSNGLGAGATSIIARFIGEGDKRKVDNAGMHIMLLTVIFTIIVTTLLLLFLRPILEGLGAGVTMDLALSYGNIVFAGSIFLVFTAAAYGILRAEGNVKKTTYAMSFGAILNMILDPIFIYTFGWGIAGAGIATVLSMAIVSLIIIYWFRGDTYVNLSLKFFDYSSDILKKILNVGIPAGAEFLIIAILVGVLNMILVTVSGADAVAIYSSGWRVVMIAIVPIISVSISAVAVVGASFGARRYENFEIIQNYSIKIGLLIAVITAVATFILAPYIASIFTYSPETAPLHGLITDFLRLMALFYIFVPIGAIASAIFQGVGRGFDSFMLTAIRELLLIIVFAYILAIPLGLGQQGVWWGIVVGNIIGSIIAFVWSKLYIKRIISVKGGDNENFNNI